In the genome of Vicia villosa cultivar HV-30 ecotype Madison, WI linkage group LG7, Vvil1.0, whole genome shotgun sequence, one region contains:
- the LOC131617298 gene encoding protein PELPK2-like, producing MASMKTFIISLLVITLGSMSMSLEARNLLQTTPQPNLPKPTLSPLPSIPTILPPLPSMPTLPQGNVPPLPSLPKLTMPPLPSIPTNPTLLSLSFPPLPSTSLPNLPTISTIISSIPFFSPPPSTSSP from the coding sequence ATGGCCTCAATGAAAACCTTCATCATATCTCTACTTGTTATTACCTTGGGAAGTATGAGCATGAGCCTTGAAGCTCGCAATCTTTTGCAAACAACCCCTCAACCAAATTTGCCAAAACCAACATTATCACCTTTGCCTTCAATTCCAACAATATTACCACCTTTGCCTTCAATGCCAACCCTTCCTCAAGGCAATGTTCCTCCACTGCCTTCTCTTCCTAAGCTCACAATGCCACCACTTCCTAGCATTCCTACTAATCCAACACTGCTATCACTCAGCTTTCCTCCATTGCCATCAACTTCACTTCCAAACCTTCCTACAATTTCAACCATTATCTCCTCCATTCCATTCTTCTCTCCACCACCTTCAACCTCTTCCCCTTAA
- the LOC131620641 gene encoding protein PELPK1-like, protein MASMKNFITSLLLLVTFSSMSLEARNLLQTTTPPNIPNFPKPTFSPLPSIPTTLPPLPSMPTLPQGNVPPLPTIPSLPKLTMPPLPSIPTNPTLPSLNLPPLSSTSLPNLPTISTIISSIPFFSPPPSTSSP, encoded by the coding sequence ATGGCCTCAATGAAAAACTTCATCACATCTTTACTTCTTCTTGTTACCTTTTCAAGCATGAGCCTAGAAGCTCGAAATCTTTTGCAAACAACCACTCCACCAAATATTCCCAATTTCCCAAAGCCAACATTCTCACCTTTGCCTTCAATTCCAACAACATTGCCACCTTTGCCTTCAATGCCAACACTTCCTCAAGGCAATGTTCCTCCATTGCCTACCATCCCTTCTCTACCTAAGCTCACAATGCCACCACTTCCTAGCATTCCTACTAATCCAACTCTCCCATCTCTCAACCTTCCTCCACTCTCATCCACTTCACTTCCAAACCTTCCTACTATCTCAACCATTATCTCCTCCATTCCATTCTTCTCTCCACCACCTTCAACCTCTTCCCCTTAA
- the LOC131620640 gene encoding serine/threonine-protein kinase SAPK2-like has protein sequence MNQNMERYEVVKEIGSGNFAVAKLVRDVFTKELFAVKFIERGQNIDEHVQREIMNHRSLKHSNIIRFKEVQLTPTHLAIVMEYAAGGELFERICSAGRFSEDEARFFFQQLISGVSYCHSMQICHRDLKLENTLLDGSTAPRVKICDFGYSKSSVLHSQPKSTVGTPAYIAPEVLTKKEYDGKVADVWSCGVTLYVMLVGAYPFEDPEDPKNFRKTISKILSVQYKVPDFVRVSLECIHLLSQIFVADPEKRITIPEIKKHPWFLMNLPIELMEGGSWQTNDVNNPSQSVDEVLSIIQEARKPLNIPKLGGLLSGDSMDLDDYDADIEDIETFGDFVSPPL, from the exons ATGAATCAAAACATGGAACGCTACGAGGTTGTCAAGGAAATTGGGTCTGGGAATTTTGCTGTGGCCAAGTTGGTTAGAGATGTTTTCACAAAAGAGCTTTTTGCTGTTAAGTTTATTGAAAGAGGACAAAAT ATTGATGAACATGTTCAGAGAGAAATCATGAATCATAGATCGTTGAAGCATTCTAATATCATTAGATTCAAAGAG GTTCAGCTAACACCAACACATCTAGCGATAGTAATGGAGTATGCTGCAGGAGGAGAACTCTTTGAGAGGATATGTAGTGCTGGTAGATTTAGTGAAGATGAG GCAAGGTTTTTCTTTCAGCAATTGATATCTGGAGTCAGTTACTGTCATTCAATG CAAATCTGCCATAGAGATTTGAAGCTTGAAAACACACTCTTAGATGGAAGCACCGCGCCACGAGTCAAAATTTGCGACTTTGGTTACTCAAAG TCATCTGTATTGCATTCGCAACCGAAGTCTACAGTAGGAACTCCAGCTTACATTGCACCCGAGGTCCTAACTAAGAAAGAATATGATGGAAAG GTTGCAGATGTTTGGTCTTGTGGAGTCACTTTATATGTGATGCTAGTTGGCGCGTATCCGTTTGAGGACCCTGAGGATCCCAAAAACTTTAGGAAAACAATCAGT AAGATACTCAGTGTCCAGTACAAAGTTCCTGATTTTGTACGAGTTTCATTGGAATGTATACACCTTCTTTCTCAAATATTCGTCGCTGATCCTGAAAAG AGAATTACGATACCAGAAATCAAAAAGCATCCATGGTTTTTGATGAACTTACCAATAGAATTAATGGAAGGTGGAAGCTGGCAAACCAATGACGTAAATAATCCATCACAAAGTGTTGATGAAGTTCTATCCATCATACAAGAGGCAAGAAAACCTCTTAACATCCCCAAGCTTGGAGGCCTTCTTAGTGGAGATAGTATGGATTTGGATGATTATGATGCCGATATCGAAGATATAGAAACGTTTGGTGATTTTGTCTCCCCTCCTCTTTAA